A window of Candidatus Dependentiae bacterium contains these coding sequences:
- a CDS encoding ankyrin repeat domain-containing protein: MNNIKKIIIVTATTANFVFSCFAGELEQKLMNAIIEKDSKTVKSLIDENDLDLNTKYNFYNKPDYKQTILMEAVKINCIEIVGLLIDMAKQINEQNPGFLETFLNAEDNDGWTAFHYAAFLGSFKITELLIDTAKQINKQNPKFLETFLNVKDKNGSTALHCATIGRCIEISKLLIEAAKQINEQNPGFLKTFLDAKDINGTTALDLAIEQAINGERYYYHDFFKLIEKAFMSLKQVNSRFGEDDFDFGEGDCDCGD; the protein is encoded by the coding sequence ATGAACAATATTAAAAAAATTATTATAGTCACAGCAACCACCGCAAATTTCGTTTTTTCATGTTTTGCCGGCGAACTTGAACAAAAGCTAATGAACGCCATAATAGAAAAGGATTCAAAAACGGTTAAGTCTTTAATCGATGAGAATGATCTTGATTTAAATACAAAGTATAATTTTTATAATAAACCAGATTATAAACAAACAATTTTAATGGAAGCAGTAAAAATAAATTGTATAGAAATTGTTGGATTATTGATTGATATGGCCAAACAAATAAATGAACAAAATCCAGGTTTTTTGGAAACTTTTTTAAATGCAGAAGATAATGATGGCTGGACAGCTTTTCATTATGCTGCTTTTTTAGGAAGTTTTAAAATCACTGAATTATTGATTGACACGGCCAAACAAATAAATAAACAAAATCCAAAGTTTTTGGAAACTTTTTTAAATGTAAAAGATAAGAACGGCTCGACAGCTTTACATTGTGCTACCATTGGAAGATGTATCGAAATCTCTAAATTATTGATTGAAGCGGCCAAACAAATAAATGAACAAAATCCAGGTTTTTTGAAAACTTTTTTAGATGCAAAAGATATTAATGGCACGACAGCTTTAGATCTTGCAATCGAGCAAGCAATTAATGGAGAACGTTATTATTATCATGATTTTTTTAAATTAATAGAAAAAGCCTTTATGTCTTTGAAACAAGTCAATTCCAGATTTGGAGAAGACGATTTTGATTTTGGCGAAGGCGATTGTGATTGTGGCGA